A genomic window from Alkalihalobacillus sp. AL-G includes:
- the nuoH gene encoding NADH-quinone oxidoreductase subunit NuoH, protein MMEQLLHSQPSLWNTLIFFGLGASLLMIVLGFVTYAILAERKVMGFMQLRVGPNRVGGPFGLLQTVADVLKLLLKEDTIPKAADRPLFILAPLLAFAPAFMVLAVIPFSDALRFSDIGIGLLYYIAISGISTIGILMGGWASNNKYSLLGGMRSAAQMISYEVPLVMSVIGIILITGSLNLIEIVNAQENLAFIFVQPLAFIIFLIASTAELNRTPFDLPEAESELVAGYHVEYSGFRWAFFMLTEYVYLFGMASLTTVLFLGGWHPIPFLGFIPGIIWFAIKFSLVVFIMIWVRATLPRLRADQLMSFGWKVLLPLALLNIFISAVIKEIWF, encoded by the coding sequence ATGATGGAACAACTGCTTCATTCACAGCCGTCTCTTTGGAACACGTTGATCTTTTTCGGTCTTGGAGCGAGCTTACTTATGATCGTACTCGGATTTGTTACGTATGCGATCCTTGCTGAGCGTAAAGTGATGGGCTTCATGCAGCTTCGTGTCGGTCCGAACCGAGTAGGAGGGCCATTTGGACTTTTACAAACCGTTGCGGACGTCCTAAAGCTTCTATTAAAAGAAGACACGATTCCGAAGGCTGCTGACCGACCGCTGTTCATTCTTGCACCGCTTCTAGCATTTGCGCCAGCATTCATGGTGCTTGCTGTCATACCATTCTCGGATGCGCTCCGATTTTCAGATATCGGAATCGGATTGCTTTACTATATTGCCATCTCCGGCATTTCGACGATCGGAATTTTGATGGGAGGCTGGGCATCGAACAACAAATACTCCTTGCTCGGGGGAATGCGTTCAGCGGCCCAAATGATTTCCTATGAAGTACCGCTCGTCATGTCCGTTATCGGAATCATTTTAATTACAGGAAGCTTGAACCTGATTGAAATCGTGAACGCCCAGGAAAACCTTGCCTTTATCTTTGTTCAGCCGCTTGCGTTCATCATTTTCCTGATCGCATCGACGGCAGAATTGAACCGTACACCGTTTGACTTACCGGAAGCGGAGTCAGAGCTCGTCGCAGGGTATCATGTCGAATATTCCGGGTTCCGCTGGGCATTTTTCATGCTCACGGAATACGTCTATCTATTCGGGATGGCATCTTTGACGACAGTATTGTTTCTTGGCGGCTGGCACCCGATCCCGTTTCTCGGATTCATCCCGGGGATCATCTGGTTCGCCATCAAATTCAGTCTTGTCGTATTTATCATGATCTGGGTCCGCGCAACATTGCCAAGACTTCGAGCCGATCAGCTTATGTCTTTCGGTTGGAAAGTATTGCTGCCGTTAGCCCTGCTCAATATTTTCATCAGTGCTGTGATCAAGGAAATCTGGTTCTAA
- a CDS encoding glutathione ABC transporter substrate-binding protein, giving the protein MKSKRFLTSLITVLLIVSFALAGCSSSGKSSSGGEDDGGDVPQELTYASTTKAVGLSPIETNDSVSSRVIEQIYETLFVRDPETMEIVPKLAKSYENPDPKTWVIKLKEGIKFHDGTDFNAEAVKYTFDKFRDPDTAAPRASLLEPIESIEVKDEYTVVIKTKEPYGPMLAALSHTNASIVSPAADKKGKLNQEPVGTGPFKFVEWAVGDHITLEANKEYWQDPPKLQKVTFKVVPEVNTAVSMLQTGEVQLIDGLTAEHLPRLKSIESVEIMKKEGTPVSYLGFNMSKAPTNELPFRQAVAHAINREAYVKKLSGLGVQSNSIIGPKVFGYDESVEKLGYEYDPEKAKQILKENGYEGATVKMLVANTPTYTKMAEIVQAQLKEVGLDAQIEMMEWGTFLDVSKKGNFDITFLGWTNSTADGSELLYPNLHSDNIGASNRTQYSNPEFDTLVNESRVIVDQEKRKQKLVEANKIAVKDAPWVVMSHGIVTAAYDKSVKGLKMDPTGQWSLYNVHRE; this is encoded by the coding sequence ATGAAAAGTAAACGTTTTTTAACAAGTCTAATAACTGTTCTTTTAATAGTATCTTTTGCTTTAGCAGGTTGTAGCAGTTCAGGAAAGAGTTCTTCAGGTGGAGAAGATGATGGAGGAGATGTACCTCAGGAGTTGACGTATGCTTCTACAACAAAAGCAGTTGGTTTGTCTCCGATTGAAACCAATGACTCAGTTTCATCACGTGTCATTGAACAAATTTATGAAACATTATTCGTACGAGATCCAGAAACGATGGAAATTGTACCGAAACTCGCCAAATCATATGAGAATCCAGATCCGAAAACATGGGTAATCAAGTTAAAAGAAGGAATCAAGTTCCATGATGGTACTGACTTTAATGCAGAAGCTGTCAAGTATACCTTTGATAAATTCCGAGATCCCGATACAGCGGCACCTCGTGCTTCACTATTAGAACCTATTGAATCTATCGAAGTGAAAGATGAGTACACGGTTGTCATCAAAACAAAAGAACCTTATGGTCCGATGCTTGCGGCATTATCCCATACGAATGCTTCGATCGTCAGTCCGGCTGCAGACAAAAAAGGTAAATTGAATCAAGAACCAGTTGGAACAGGTCCTTTCAAGTTTGTTGAATGGGCAGTAGGTGACCATATCACATTAGAAGCGAATAAAGAGTACTGGCAGGATCCGCCAAAGCTTCAAAAAGTAACGTTTAAAGTCGTACCTGAAGTCAATACAGCGGTTTCTATGCTTCAAACGGGTGAAGTTCAACTTATTGATGGACTTACAGCTGAGCATCTCCCCCGTCTTAAGTCTATAGAAAGTGTAGAGATTATGAAAAAGGAAGGAACACCGGTCTCTTATCTCGGTTTTAATATGAGCAAAGCTCCTACGAATGAGCTTCCTTTTAGACAGGCGGTTGCACACGCGATTAACCGTGAAGCATACGTTAAGAAACTCAGTGGATTAGGTGTTCAATCAAATAGTATCATTGGACCGAAAGTATTCGGCTATGATGAATCCGTCGAAAAATTAGGTTATGAATACGATCCGGAAAAAGCGAAACAAATTCTGAAGGAAAATGGCTATGAAGGTGCAACGGTTAAAATGTTGGTAGCCAATACACCGACCTATACGAAAATGGCTGAAATCGTCCAGGCGCAATTAAAGGAAGTAGGTCTTGATGCGCAAATCGAAATGATGGAATGGGGTACATTCCTTGATGTTAGTAAAAAAGGTAATTTCGATATAACCTTCCTCGGCTGGACAAACAGCACAGCTGACGGAAGTGAGCTTCTCTATCCGAACCTGCACAGCGATAACATCGGTGCTTCAAACCGTACGCAATACTCAAATCCTGAGTTTGACACGCTCGTAAACGAATCACGTGTCATCGTCGACCAAGAAAAGCGTAAACAGAAGCTGGTCGAGGCAAATAAAATTGCTGTAAAGGATGCACCGTGGGTAGTCATGAGTCACGGCATTGTAACGGCAGCTTATGATAAATCAGTAAAAGGCTTGAAGATGGATCCTACAGGTCAATGGTCACTATATAACGTTCACAGAGAGTAG
- a CDS encoding ABC transporter ATP-binding protein: MMNLQQPLLQINNVKKYYPIKGGLLQRVQGHVRAVEDVSIDLYEGETLGVVGESGCGKSTFGRAVLRLEPLTEGSIVFKGQEIGTLPDRKLKAFKREMQMIFQDPYASLNPRQRIGDGLEEAFIIHTSLSKKERKDSVLKLLDEVGLKADHYDRYPHEFSGGQRQRVGIARAIALNPSFIVCDEAVSALDVSVQAQVIKLLKELQEKHQLTYMFISHDLGVVRHISDRVLVMYLGNTAELAPSDRIYENPLHPYTKALLSAIPRPIPGRKKNRIKLAGDLPNPANPPKGCPFHTRCPIATAQCKEERPVWREVEKNHFVACHEV; encoded by the coding sequence ATGATGAATCTGCAGCAACCGCTTCTTCAAATCAATAACGTCAAGAAATACTATCCGATAAAAGGTGGATTACTTCAGAGGGTACAGGGACATGTTCGGGCAGTTGAAGATGTTTCAATTGATCTCTATGAAGGGGAAACACTCGGAGTAGTAGGAGAATCCGGCTGTGGAAAATCAACATTCGGCCGTGCTGTTCTTCGCCTTGAGCCGTTAACGGAAGGATCAATCGTTTTTAAAGGACAGGAAATCGGAACGCTCCCCGATAGAAAGCTCAAAGCGTTTAAACGAGAAATGCAGATGATATTCCAAGATCCGTATGCGTCATTGAATCCAAGGCAGCGGATTGGGGATGGCCTTGAAGAAGCGTTTATCATTCATACCTCCTTATCGAAAAAAGAACGGAAAGATAGTGTCTTGAAATTGCTTGATGAAGTCGGTTTAAAGGCAGATCATTATGACCGTTATCCACATGAATTCAGTGGTGGTCAGAGACAGCGAGTCGGGATTGCCAGGGCGATTGCGTTGAACCCTTCCTTTATTGTTTGCGATGAAGCGGTATCGGCGCTAGACGTTTCAGTTCAAGCTCAAGTGATCAAACTTTTAAAGGAACTTCAGGAAAAGCATCAACTGACTTATATGTTCATCTCGCATGATTTAGGTGTCGTCCGTCATATCAGTGACCGTGTGCTCGTTATGTACCTTGGCAATACAGCAGAACTAGCCCCATCAGACCGAATCTATGAAAATCCGTTACATCCTTATACAAAAGCCCTGCTATCGGCGATTCCACGGCCGATTCCAGGACGTAAAAAAAACCGGATAAAATTAGCAGGAGATCTACCAAATCCAGCGAATCCACCTAAGGGGTGTCCGTTCCATACCCGCTGTCCTATCGCAACAGCGCAATGCAAAGAAGAAAGACCAGTATGGCGGGAAGTTGAAAAGAATCACTTTGTTGCCTGTCATGAAGTTTAG
- a CDS encoding chromate transporter: protein MTFWHIFLAFFIPGIVGYGGGPASIPLVENEVVDRYEWMSTEEFSEVLALANALPGPIATKMAGFIGFDQGGWFGAVVGIFASVAPSLLLMILLLKLLLKYKDSQNVKWMTILVRPTIAVLLGIMAYQFFFSSYENSGWLQSLLLVGASYLFLVRLKIHPAFVIVGALTYGGIFL, encoded by the coding sequence ATGACATTTTGGCATATCTTTTTAGCCTTTTTTATCCCGGGAATCGTCGGTTATGGCGGAGGTCCTGCTTCCATACCGCTCGTTGAAAATGAAGTCGTCGATCGCTACGAGTGGATGTCAACCGAGGAGTTCAGTGAAGTGCTCGCCCTCGCAAACGCATTGCCAGGGCCAATTGCAACGAAAATGGCCGGCTTCATCGGCTTTGATCAAGGTGGCTGGTTTGGTGCTGTCGTAGGAATTTTTGCTTCCGTCGCTCCGTCGCTTCTGCTGATGATTTTACTCTTAAAGCTTCTATTAAAATATAAAGACTCTCAGAATGTAAAGTGGATGACGATCCTCGTCCGTCCAACGATCGCTGTTTTATTAGGAATCATGGCTTACCAGTTCTTTTTTAGTTCCTATGAAAATAGCGGCTGGCTGCAATCACTGTTATTAGTTGGCGCAAGCTACCTGTTTTTAGTGCGGTTGAAGATACACCCAGCGTTCGTAATCGTTGGTGCCTTAACGTATGGCGGGATCTTTTTGTAA
- a CDS encoding chromate transporter has product MVALEKVKQQPEPEKKQKNKHISLFAAFFRVGIFGYGGGPSSIPLVHKEVVEQYGWFTDDEFGDLLALGNTLPGPIATKLAGYIGYRVAGIFGLVNAVIATILPSVVAMVALLTTLSAYKDQPWVQGMTNAVIPVVGFMLAQLTWQFMKKSSEGLGWTKAVFLIVLSVVLVEFLGVHPGILIGLLLLYAVFGKWGLQTKSGESG; this is encoded by the coding sequence ATGGTAGCATTAGAAAAAGTAAAACAACAACCTGAACCTGAAAAAAAGCAGAAGAATAAGCACATTAGCTTATTTGCTGCTTTTTTCCGAGTCGGGATTTTCGGATATGGCGGCGGACCGTCCTCGATCCCACTCGTCCATAAAGAGGTGGTTGAACAATACGGTTGGTTCACCGACGATGAATTCGGGGACTTACTTGCGCTCGGGAACACGCTGCCTGGGCCAATCGCGACAAAGCTAGCAGGCTATATCGGTTACAGGGTCGCAGGAATATTCGGTTTGGTTAATGCGGTGATCGCTACGATTCTACCTTCTGTGGTTGCGATGGTGGCACTTTTAACAACACTTAGTGCTTATAAAGATCAGCCGTGGGTCCAAGGGATGACGAATGCGGTCATCCCTGTCGTCGGATTCATGCTCGCCCAGCTGACCTGGCAATTCATGAAGAAGAGTAGTGAAGGACTTGGATGGACGAAGGCTGTGTTTTTAATCGTGCTATCGGTCGTTTTGGTGGAATTCTTAGGTGTACACCCAGGTATTCTGATCGGTTTGTTGCTTCTTTATGCCGTTTTCGGAAAATGGGGACTTCAAACGAAATCGGGTGAGTCCGGATGA
- a CDS encoding NADH-quinone oxidoreductase subunit B family protein, whose translation MDVRLDEISPEEQQELSKNVFFVTLEQVKAWARSNSIWPLTFGLACCAIEMMGTGASHYDLDRFGSFFRTSPRQSDCMIVSGTVTKKMAPVLKRLYDQMPEPKWVIAMGSCATAGGPYIKSYAVVKGVDQIVPVDVYIPGCPPNPAALIYGINKLQEKIRYEAKTGKRVTDK comes from the coding sequence ATGGATGTAAGACTAGACGAAATTTCACCAGAAGAACAACAAGAACTTTCAAAGAACGTATTTTTTGTGACGCTCGAACAAGTAAAAGCTTGGGCGCGAAGTAATTCGATTTGGCCGTTAACTTTCGGCTTAGCTTGCTGTGCCATTGAAATGATGGGGACCGGTGCGTCTCACTATGACTTGGATCGATTCGGATCCTTTTTCCGAACATCGCCGCGTCAATCAGACTGTATGATCGTTTCTGGAACTGTTACGAAGAAAATGGCACCAGTACTAAAGCGTTTGTATGATCAAATGCCAGAGCCAAAATGGGTTATTGCGATGGGTTCCTGCGCAACAGCGGGTGGACCATACATAAAATCATATGCCGTGGTAAAAGGTGTCGACCAGATCGTACCGGTAGATGTATATATCCCTGGATGCCCTCCGAACCCTGCGGCGTTAATCTATGGAATTAATAAGCTACAAGAAAAAATCCGTTATGAAGCTAAGACTGGAAAGCGGGTGACGGATAAATGA
- a CDS encoding gamma-glutamyltransferase family protein, with the protein MKSDHLYNPYPSQRMTSFSNKGMVATSQPLAAQAGLDILKKGGNAIDAAIATAACLTVVEPTSNGIGGDSFALVWTKGKLHGLNSSGPSPRSISIEAVKEKGHKDIPKYGWVPVTVPGVPGGWAALSERFGTLPLTEVLKPAIEYAEEGYPVSPVLGRFWNAAADRFKSELTDDEFQHWFETFAPNGSVPEIGEVWRSEGHANTLREIAETNAESFYRGSLADQIDAFSKKYDGFLRKEDLAAYKPEWVDPIGVEYRGHKVWEIPPNGQGIIALMALNMLKGYEFSGKEELDTYHKQIEALKLAFTDGLKYVTEERSMTSTANALLSEKYAEERRQLIGEHARQPEPGEPPKGGTVYLATADGDGNMVSFIQSNYMGFGSGLVVPGTGIALQNRGHNFSMDPEHDNRLEGGKRTYHTIIPGFLTKGDEAVGPFGVMGGFMQPQGHVQVVMNTIDFHLNPQAALDAPRWQWMESKKVLVEPNFPNHIAQALARKGHQIQVALDGGPFGRGQIIWRDPKTGVLMGGTESRTDGSVAAW; encoded by the coding sequence ATGAAGTCAGATCACCTATATAACCCATATCCATCACAGAGAATGACGTCATTTTCTAATAAGGGGATGGTTGCAACATCGCAACCGCTTGCCGCACAGGCCGGTCTTGATATATTGAAAAAAGGCGGGAATGCCATTGATGCCGCCATTGCGACGGCAGCATGCTTAACCGTTGTCGAGCCGACATCGAACGGAATCGGAGGGGATTCGTTTGCGCTCGTCTGGACGAAAGGTAAGCTGCACGGGTTGAATTCGAGCGGACCCTCGCCAAGGTCGATTTCAATCGAAGCTGTAAAGGAAAAGGGACACAAGGATATCCCGAAATATGGCTGGGTTCCAGTTACTGTTCCAGGTGTTCCAGGTGGATGGGCGGCCTTATCAGAACGATTCGGCACACTTCCTTTAACCGAGGTTTTAAAGCCGGCAATCGAGTACGCAGAGGAAGGATACCCTGTCTCACCTGTGTTAGGAAGATTTTGGAATGCTGCGGCTGATCGCTTCAAGTCTGAACTGACCGATGATGAATTCCAACACTGGTTTGAGACATTTGCACCTAATGGAAGCGTACCTGAAATCGGTGAGGTTTGGCGCTCAGAAGGTCACGCGAACACGTTACGTGAAATCGCTGAAACGAATGCTGAATCCTTTTATCGAGGGAGTTTAGCGGATCAAATTGATGCTTTTTCCAAGAAGTATGATGGGTTTTTACGAAAGGAAGACCTTGCAGCGTATAAGCCGGAGTGGGTAGATCCGATCGGTGTTGAGTACCGTGGTCATAAAGTTTGGGAAATACCGCCGAACGGCCAGGGAATTATCGCCTTGATGGCATTGAACATGCTGAAGGGCTACGAGTTTTCCGGGAAGGAAGAGCTCGATACCTACCATAAACAGATCGAAGCATTGAAGCTGGCATTTACGGATGGACTGAAATATGTAACCGAAGAGCGGTCGATGACGAGTACAGCGAATGCTCTTTTATCAGAGAAGTACGCTGAGGAACGTCGTCAATTAATCGGCGAACATGCAAGGCAACCCGAGCCGGGTGAACCACCTAAAGGAGGAACGGTCTATCTGGCAACTGCTGACGGAGATGGGAATATGGTCTCCTTCATTCAAAGCAACTACATGGGCTTTGGTTCCGGACTCGTCGTACCTGGAACAGGAATTGCGCTTCAAAACAGAGGACATAACTTTTCGATGGACCCTGAACACGATAATCGTCTCGAAGGCGGGAAAAGGACGTATCACACGATCATCCCGGGCTTTTTAACGAAAGGTGATGAGGCAGTTGGTCCATTCGGCGTGATGGGCGGGTTCATGCAGCCTCAGGGACACGTTCAGGTTGTAATGAACACCATTGATTTCCACCTGAACCCACAGGCTGCTCTTGATGCACCAAGATGGCAATGGATGGAGAGCAAAAAGGTCCTCGTCGAACCGAATTTCCCGAATCACATCGCTCAAGCTTTAGCACGAAAAGGACACCAAATTCAGGTCGCATTGGATGGAGGACCTTTTGGACGCGGGCAGATCATTTGGCGTGATCCGAAAACAGGTGTGCTGATGGGCGGAACCGAATCGAGAACGGATGGTAGTGTCGCCGCATGGTAG
- a CDS encoding NADH-quinone oxidoreductase subunit D has product MIRTEEMLLNVGPQHPSTHGVFRIVLKIDGEIIKEATPVIGYLHRGTEKLAEDLQYTQIIPYTDRMDYLSAMTNNYVICHAVETMMDMEIPERGEYLRILVMELGRVASHLVWFGTYLLDIGALSPFLYAFREREMIINMLNEISGARLTFNYMRVGGVKWDAPDGWIDKVREFVPHMRKELAGYHDLVSGNEIFLNRVKGVGTYTKDEALSYSLSGANLRCTGVDWDLRKKEPYSIYDRFDFDVPVREKGDAWSRYQCRMAEIEESLKIIEQAVEQFPSEGAIMAKVPRIIKPPAGETYVRIESPRGEIGCYIASQGKKEPYRLKFRRPSFYNLQILSKLLKGENIANLITILGGIDIVLGEVDG; this is encoded by the coding sequence ATGATACGAACAGAAGAAATGCTATTGAACGTCGGTCCTCAGCATCCGAGTACTCACGGAGTGTTCCGGATTGTTTTAAAAATCGATGGAGAAATCATTAAAGAAGCCACACCAGTAATCGGTTACCTTCATCGTGGAACCGAAAAGCTAGCGGAAGACCTACAATATACACAAATCATCCCATACACGGACAGGATGGACTATTTGTCGGCAATGACGAACAATTATGTCATCTGTCACGCGGTTGAAACGATGATGGACATGGAAATTCCAGAGCGAGGCGAGTATTTAAGGATTCTCGTGATGGAGCTTGGAAGAGTGGCGAGTCACCTCGTCTGGTTCGGTACATATTTACTTGATATTGGAGCATTGAGCCCATTCCTGTACGCGTTCCGTGAGCGGGAAATGATCATCAACATGCTGAACGAAATTTCAGGAGCCCGACTGACATTCAACTACATGCGGGTTGGCGGGGTGAAATGGGATGCTCCAGACGGGTGGATTGACAAAGTCCGAGAGTTTGTCCCGCATATGCGTAAAGAGCTTGCGGGCTATCATGATCTCGTATCCGGGAACGAAATCTTTTTAAACCGGGTAAAAGGGGTTGGAACGTACACGAAAGATGAAGCGCTTTCGTATTCTTTAAGTGGTGCGAACCTCCGCTGCACAGGTGTCGATTGGGACCTGCGCAAGAAGGAGCCGTATTCGATTTATGATCGCTTCGATTTCGACGTGCCTGTTCGTGAAAAAGGAGATGCTTGGTCACGGTACCAATGCCGAATGGCTGAGATTGAAGAATCGTTGAAAATCATCGAGCAAGCGGTGGAGCAATTCCCATCGGAAGGCGCAATCATGGCGAAGGTTCCACGGATCATCAAGCCGCCAGCAGGTGAAACATACGTCCGCATCGAGTCCCCTCGTGGAGAAATTGGATGCTATATCGCGTCCCAAGGGAAAAAAGAACCGTACCGCCTCAAGTTCCGGCGTCCGTCATTCTATAACCTGCAAATACTGTCCAAGCTTTTAAAAGGAGAAAACATCGCCAACTTGATTACGATTCTCGGCGGTATTGACATCGTACTCGGGGAGGTGGACGGCTAA
- a CDS encoding NADH-quinone oxidoreductase subunit C → MSNDQEKPFSEMTEAEKAEAKKKAVEEAKRKAAEKKAAKEAAETGEATEAPAEKPFSEMTEAEKAEAKKKAVEEAKRKAAEKKAAKEAAETGEATEAPAEKPFSEMTEAEKAEAKKKAVEEAKRKAAEKKAAKETADSGEAEAPPDPADAKSKAAAAAKAKAAATAKAKAAAAAKAKAAAAGGSAPASDDEKAKAKAAAVAKAKAAAAAKAKAAGGGSAPAGDDEKAKAIAAAKAKAKAAAAAKAKTGGAGAKAKEPAEEKPSLNQPLLDKYVKVIKDNLGEDILEDSYINRLAKDVPTLIAKREGYYKLAEFLRYNEQLNFNYLSELHGTDFETHMEVYTHLYSYKNEQPVALKVKVDRDQPEIASLTPLWAGANWPEREAYDLLGIHFSGHPNLTRILMSDDWVGYPMRKDYEPYDVEV, encoded by the coding sequence ATGAGCAATGATCAAGAAAAGCCGTTCTCTGAAATGACGGAAGCGGAAAAAGCGGAAGCGAAGAAAAAGGCGGTCGAAGAGGCGAAACGCAAGGCTGCGGAGAAGAAGGCGGCAAAGGAAGCAGCTGAAACTGGCGAAGCAACCGAAGCACCGGCAGAAAAGCCGTTCTCTGAAATGACGGAAGCGGAAAAAGCGGAAGCGAAGAAAAAAGCGGTCGAAGAGGCAAAACGCAAGGCAGCGGAGAAGAAGGCGGCAAAAGAAGCAGCTGAAACTGGCGAAGCAACCGAAGCACCAGCAGAAAAGCCGTTCTCTGAAATGACCGAGGCGGAAAAAGCGGAAGCGAAGAAAAAGGCGGTCGAAGAGGCAAAACGCAAGGCAGCGGAGAAAAAGGCAGCAAAGGAAACGGCTGATTCAGGCGAAGCCGAAGCTCCCCCAGATCCTGCTGATGCGAAATCTAAAGCTGCAGCAGCTGCAAAAGCGAAAGCAGCGGCCACAGCCAAGGCCAAAGCAGCCGCGGCGGCAAAGGCAAAAGCCGCAGCAGCAGGCGGATCGGCACCGGCCTCCGACGACGAAAAGGCGAAAGCGAAGGCAGCCGCAGTAGCGAAGGCGAAAGCTGCTGCAGCCGCGAAAGCAAAAGCTGCGGGTGGAGGATCGGCACCAGCAGGCGATGACGAGAAAGCGAAAGCGATTGCCGCAGCAAAAGCGAAAGCCAAAGCAGCCGCCGCAGCAAAGGCAAAAACAGGTGGTGCAGGCGCGAAGGCAAAAGAGCCTGCAGAAGAAAAGCCGTCACTCAACCAGCCGCTCCTAGATAAATATGTGAAGGTCATCAAGGACAATCTGGGAGAAGATATTTTAGAAGATTCGTACATTAATCGACTTGCGAAGGATGTACCTACACTCATAGCAAAACGAGAAGGCTATTATAAACTTGCTGAATTTTTACGATATAATGAGCAGCTTAACTTCAACTATTTAAGCGAGCTGCACGGTACTGATTTTGAAACGCATATGGAAGTCTATACCCATCTTTACTCTTATAAAAACGAACAGCCGGTTGCCCTCAAGGTAAAAGTGGACCGAGATCAGCCGGAAATCGCATCGCTCACACCTTTATGGGCAGGGGCGAACTGGCCTGAACGGGAAGCTTACGACTTGCTAGGCATCCATTTTTCAGGTCACCCGAACTTAACCCGGATTTTAATGTCGGATGATTGGGTTGGATACCCGATGCGCAAAGACTATGAACCATACGACGTGGAGGTGTAA
- a CDS encoding ABC transporter ATP-binding protein: MSKQLLKVENLVTKFKTADGKLSAVRGVSFFVNKGETLCIVGESGCGKSITSLSLMGLLPSNGEISEGSVQLEGQELSKMPQEELRKLRGNKMSMIFQEPMTALNPVFTVGFQIREPLIIHKKLSKREAHEKGIELLKQVGIPYPEKRMSQYSHELSGGMRQRVMIAIALACRPSLLIADEPTTALDVTIQAQILDLIDDLKEELGMGVVMVTHDMGVVAEVADRVMVMYAGEKIEEGDVDSLFTNPQHPYTKGLLKSVPNVDDRNHQLEAIPGTLPNLNEKITGCRFHDRCEFATEKCRNQSPETFKVDNNHTVRCWLQEVEHHDESAATASSNQ; the protein is encoded by the coding sequence ATGTCAAAGCAATTGCTTAAAGTTGAAAACCTCGTTACAAAATTTAAAACGGCTGATGGGAAACTGTCAGCCGTCCGCGGGGTTTCGTTTTTTGTCAATAAAGGTGAAACATTATGCATTGTTGGAGAATCAGGGTGTGGTAAAAGTATTACCTCACTATCCTTAATGGGTCTTCTACCGAGTAACGGAGAAATCAGTGAAGGCTCCGTACAGCTGGAGGGGCAAGAATTATCCAAAATGCCACAAGAAGAGCTGCGTAAACTTCGCGGCAACAAAATGTCGATGATTTTTCAGGAACCGATGACTGCTTTAAATCCTGTTTTCACAGTAGGGTTCCAAATCAGAGAACCATTGATAATTCATAAGAAGCTATCAAAACGTGAAGCACATGAAAAAGGAATCGAATTATTGAAACAAGTAGGCATTCCTTATCCTGAAAAAAGGATGTCTCAATATTCACATGAATTAAGCGGGGGGATGCGGCAACGGGTGATGATTGCAATCGCTTTAGCTTGTCGCCCTTCCTTATTGATTGCAGATGAACCGACCACAGCGCTTGATGTGACCATCCAAGCTCAGATTTTAGATCTGATTGATGATTTAAAAGAAGAATTAGGGATGGGTGTCGTCATGGTCACCCACGATATGGGTGTTGTCGCTGAAGTTGCAGACCGGGTTATGGTGATGTATGCCGGTGAAAAGATAGAGGAAGGTGATGTTGATAGTCTATTCACAAACCCTCAGCACCCGTATACAAAAGGATTATTGAAATCTGTTCCAAATGTGGATGACCGTAATCATCAATTAGAAGCGATACCTGGGACACTGCCGAACTTAAATGAAAAAATAACCGGTTGCCGTTTTCATGATCGTTGTGAATTTGCAACAGAGAAATGTCGCAATCAATCACCAGAAACGTTTAAAGTCGATAACAACCATACTGTTAGATGCTGGTTACAGGAGGTGGAGCATCATGATGAATCTGCAGCAACCGCTTCTTCAAATCAATAA
- a CDS encoding NADH-quinone oxidoreductase subunit A, with protein sequence MELYHLYQNNYLVVLMFLLLGILLPLVALTAGKILRPNKPSKEKQTTYESGIEPFHQSWVQYNVRYYIFALLFVIFDVETVFLYPWAVAYEKLGIFALIEMGIFIVMLLIGLIYAWKKKVLKWM encoded by the coding sequence ATGGAGCTCTATCACTTGTATCAGAACAACTACCTGGTCGTTTTGATGTTCCTGCTTTTGGGCATTCTGTTACCGCTTGTCGCATTGACAGCAGGTAAAATTTTACGACCGAATAAACCGTCAAAAGAAAAACAGACAACCTATGAAAGTGGTATAGAGCCCTTTCATCAAAGCTGGGTTCAGTACAATGTGCGCTATTATATTTTTGCGTTATTGTTCGTTATTTTTGATGTTGAGACGGTTTTCTTATATCCGTGGGCCGTAGCCTATGAAAAACTCGGTATTTTTGCACTGATTGAAATGGGAATCTTTATTGTCATGCTGCTGATCGGACTCATCTATGCGTGGAAAAAGAAGGTGTTAAAATGGATGTAA